A window from Pseudomonas alloputida encodes these proteins:
- the rsmG gene encoding 16S rRNA (guanine(527)-N(7))-methyltransferase RsmG: MSSLVTPQHAEELSTGARQLGVELTAEQHEKLLGYLALLIKWNKAYNLTAVRDPDEMVSRHLLDSLSVMSFIHNDRDNWLDVGSGGGMPGIPLAILHPHKRVTVLDANGKKTRFLTQVKMELKLDNLTVIHSRVEAFQPAQPFDGIISRAFSSMENFTNWTRHLGDTGTQWLAMKGLHPADELVALPADFTVESEQALTVPGCQGQRHLLILRRKA, translated from the coding sequence TTGAGTTCCCTGGTCACCCCTCAACACGCTGAAGAGTTGTCCACAGGTGCGCGCCAGCTTGGTGTCGAGCTGACTGCCGAGCAGCACGAGAAGCTGCTTGGCTACCTGGCTCTGTTGATCAAATGGAACAAAGCCTACAACCTGACTGCTGTGCGCGACCCGGACGAGATGGTTTCGCGTCACCTGCTCGACAGCCTTAGCGTCATGTCTTTTATCCACAACGATCGTGATAACTGGCTGGATGTTGGCAGCGGCGGTGGCATGCCCGGCATCCCGCTGGCTATCCTGCATCCACACAAGCGCGTCACCGTGCTGGACGCCAATGGCAAGAAGACCCGTTTCCTGACTCAGGTGAAAATGGAACTCAAGCTGGACAACCTCACGGTTATCCACAGCCGGGTCGAGGCCTTCCAGCCGGCACAACCGTTCGACGGAATCATCTCCCGCGCCTTCAGCAGCATGGAGAACTTCACCAACTGGACCCGCCACTTGGGCGACACCGGGACGCAATGGCTTGCAATGAAGGGGCTGCATCCTGCCGATGAACTGGTAGCATTGCCCGCAGACTTCACAGTGGAAAGCGAACAGGCCCTGACCGTTCCGGGTTGCCAGGGCCAGCGCCATCTGCTGATACTGCGCCGCAAGGCATGA